In the Marinomonas algicola genome, one interval contains:
- a CDS encoding BLUF domain-containing protein gives MQLTQLLYASTICDELSVDEINMILKSSRKNNPGSGLTGLLYFNRRYFLQCIEGARTEVNETFHRIQQDTRHKNIVILHYSEISERFFPNWGMGYLTESSATQSVYIRFANNPLFNPYLMKGESALGMIKALKALKSGQQSQT, from the coding sequence ATGCAGCTAACCCAATTACTCTATGCCAGCACCATCTGCGATGAATTATCTGTAGACGAAATAAACATGATTCTGAAATCATCGAGGAAGAACAATCCCGGTTCAGGCCTCACAGGGTTGCTGTATTTTAATCGTCGATATTTTTTACAGTGCATAGAAGGGGCAAGAACCGAGGTAAATGAGACCTTTCATCGTATCCAACAAGACACTAGACACAAAAACATCGTCATCCTTCATTATTCGGAGATTTCTGAGCGTTTTTTCCCAAATTGGGGGATGGGATACCTCACTGAGTCGAGCGCAACACAGTCTGTCTATATTCGTTTTGCTAACAATCCACTTTTTAACCCATACTTAATGAAAGGAGAGAGTGCCTTAGGCATGATAAAAGCGCTAAAAGCACTTAAAAGCGGCCAGCAATCACAGACCTAA
- the pspA gene encoding phage shock protein PspA — MGIFSRMTDIINSNLTALLDKAEDPQKMIRMMIQEMEETLVEVRSSSARVIADRKTTGRRLDRMRQESHEWEEKAVLAIGKGREDLARAALNEKQQIEREIEIVDQELASLDEHLDHLTEEVGQLQTKLTDAKAKQKAMLMRQSSVESRLRVKRQNNKATIDDAFDKFERFERRMDDYEGQIESMDMGTESKTDLKSQIDALENNDKINDELAKLKEKMTKVNE; from the coding sequence ATGGGTATTTTTTCAAGAATGACGGATATTATTAACAGTAACTTAACTGCACTGTTGGACAAGGCGGAGGATCCGCAGAAAATGATCCGCATGATGATCCAAGAAATGGAAGAGACATTGGTTGAAGTAAGATCAAGTTCAGCAAGAGTGATTGCAGATCGAAAAACAACCGGAAGGCGTTTAGATAGAATGCGTCAAGAGTCTCATGAATGGGAAGAGAAAGCCGTGTTAGCCATTGGAAAAGGTCGTGAAGATTTGGCCCGCGCCGCACTTAATGAAAAGCAACAAATTGAACGTGAAATAGAGATAGTAGACCAAGAATTGGCGTCTTTGGATGAGCATCTTGACCATTTAACTGAAGAGGTGGGTCAATTACAAACCAAATTAACGGACGCTAAAGCCAAGCAAAAGGCCATGCTAATGCGTCAATCCAGTGTGGAAAGCCGTTTGAGAGTGAAGCGCCAAAATAACAAGGCCACAATAGATGATGCGTTTGATAAATTTGAACGCTTTGAGCGTCGCATGGACGATTATGAAGGCCAAATCGAATCCATGGATATGGGAACCGAATCTAAAACGGATTTGAAATCACAAATTGATGCGCTAGAAAATAATGACAAAATTAATGATGAGTTAGCTAAACTGAAAGAAAAGATGACAAAAGTAAACGAATAA
- the pspF gene encoding phage shock protein operon transcriptional activator: MDNYTQRIIGSSQALSDALDHASLLAKINRPVLVCGERGSGKEMIAQRLHYLSNRWDQPYITINCAAISESLMESELFGHEAGAFTGASKSHKGHFEKADKGTLFLDELATMSLRLQEKLLRLIEYGEFEKLGGTKTLSVDVRVIAATNADLVSLSQIGEFRADLLDRLAFDVIQVPPLRARQDDIEELANFFAIRLTSELQWDYFPGFSDKSLHELKTHHWPGNIRELKNTVERSVYRWGEQDTQIDTIIIDPFNGLTKHPIHTHKTTDTTTQSAFQIESGLSLKEQTQKLQVHLVKEALKSNQHNQKKAADSLGLSYDQIRGLIRKHGLK; this comes from the coding sequence ATGGATAATTATACGCAAAGAATAATCGGTAGCTCACAAGCGCTCTCTGACGCATTAGATCATGCCTCTTTACTCGCCAAGATAAATAGACCTGTTTTAGTGTGCGGAGAACGCGGTAGCGGTAAGGAAATGATCGCCCAAAGACTGCACTATTTATCGAATCGCTGGGATCAGCCCTATATCACGATTAATTGCGCGGCGATTAGCGAAAGCTTAATGGAAAGTGAGCTTTTTGGGCACGAAGCAGGTGCTTTCACTGGGGCGTCTAAATCCCACAAGGGGCACTTTGAAAAAGCCGACAAAGGCACCCTTTTCTTAGACGAGCTTGCTACCATGTCGTTGCGCTTACAGGAAAAATTACTGCGCTTAATTGAATACGGAGAATTTGAAAAACTCGGTGGCACTAAAACACTATCCGTTGACGTTAGGGTTATTGCCGCAACCAATGCAGACTTGGTGTCATTAAGTCAGATAGGTGAGTTCCGAGCCGATTTATTAGACCGGCTCGCTTTTGATGTTATCCAAGTTCCTCCCTTGAGAGCAAGACAAGATGACATAGAAGAACTCGCCAATTTTTTCGCCATAAGACTGACCTCTGAACTTCAATGGGATTACTTCCCAGGCTTTTCTGATAAATCACTACATGAGTTAAAAACACACCACTGGCCTGGAAACATAAGGGAGCTAAAAAACACAGTAGAACGCTCAGTTTATCGCTGGGGAGAGCAAGACACACAGATTGATACTATTATTATTGACCCTTTTAATGGTCTAACAAAGCACCCTATTCACACCCACAAGACCACCGACACAACGACACAGTCGGCCTTTCAAATAGAAAGCGGTCTGTCGCTAAAAGAACAAACCCAAAAGCTCCAAGTACATTTAGTAAAAGAGGCTCTCAAAAGCAACCAGCACAACCAGAAAAAAGCAGCCGACTCACTTGGTCTTAGTTACGATCAAATAAGAGGTCTCATTCGAAAACATGGGCTCAAATAG